From the genome of Kiloniellales bacterium, one region includes:
- the metK gene encoding methionine adenosyltransferase, which yields MRQGNYLFTSESVSEGHPDKVCDRISDAVVDTFLAHDPLSRVAVETMTTTNRVVLAGEVRGPKEVTPELLQEVVRAAVRDIGYEQKGFHWRRAVIENYIHEQSGDIAMGVDALGNKDEGAGDQGIMFGYACEETEDYMPAPIYLAHNILKSLAEARHSGAEPKLGPDAKSQVTLEYRDGKPCRATSVVVSTQHSEDLDQDEIREIVRPHVVNVLPEGWMCDEPEFYVNPTGRFVIGGPDGDCGLTGRKIIVDTYGGAAPHGGGAFSGKDPTKVDRSAAYACRYLAKNVVAAGLAERCIIQVAYAIGVSKPLSIYVDTQGTGRVDEEKLATRLGEIVDLSPRGIREHLKLSRPIYARTAAYGHFGRAAEADGGFSWERLDLVDDLTSAFDA from the coding sequence GTGCGCCAAGGCAACTATCTTTTCACCAGCGAATCGGTCTCCGAGGGCCATCCGGACAAGGTCTGCGATCGGATCTCGGACGCCGTCGTGGATACCTTTCTGGCCCACGACCCCCTGTCCCGAGTCGCCGTCGAGACCATGACCACGACCAACCGGGTGGTCCTGGCCGGCGAGGTGCGCGGTCCGAAGGAAGTCACGCCGGAACTGCTGCAGGAAGTCGTGCGTGCGGCGGTGCGTGACATCGGCTACGAGCAGAAGGGCTTTCACTGGCGCCGTGCCGTGATCGAGAACTACATCCACGAGCAGTCGGGCGACATCGCGATGGGCGTCGACGCGCTCGGCAACAAGGACGAAGGCGCCGGCGACCAGGGGATCATGTTCGGCTACGCCTGCGAAGAGACCGAAGACTACATGCCGGCGCCGATCTACCTGGCCCATAACATATTGAAATCCCTGGCAGAGGCGCGTCACTCCGGCGCCGAGCCCAAGCTCGGGCCCGATGCCAAGAGCCAGGTGACCCTGGAGTACCGCGACGGCAAGCCCTGCCGGGCCACATCGGTCGTCGTCTCGACCCAGCACAGCGAAGACCTGGACCAGGACGAGATCCGCGAGATCGTCCGGCCCCACGTCGTCAATGTCCTGCCCGAGGGCTGGATGTGCGACGAGCCGGAGTTCTACGTCAACCCGACCGGCCGCTTCGTGATCGGCGGCCCGGACGGCGACTGCGGCCTGACCGGCCGCAAGATCATCGTCGACACCTACGGCGGCGCGGCGCCGCACGGCGGCGGCGCCTTCTCGGGCAAGGACCCGACCAAGGTCGACCGCTCGGCCGCCTACGCCTGCCGCTACCTGGCCAAGAACGTCGTCGCCGCCGGCCTGGCCGAGCGCTGCATCATCCAGGTCGCCTACGCGATCGGCGTCTCCAAGCCGTTGTCGATTTACGTCGACACTCAGGGGACCGGCCGGGTCGACGAGGAGAAGCTGGCGACCAGGCTCGGCGAGATCGTCGACCTGTCGCCGCGCGGGATTCGCGAGCACCTGAAGCTCAGCCGGCCGATCTATGCCCGCACCGCGGCCTACGGCCATTTCGGCCGGGCCGCCGAGGCCGACGGCGGCTTCTCCTGGGAACGCCTCGACCTGGTCGACGACCTGACCTCCGCCTTCGACGCCTGA
- the ybeY gene encoding rRNA maturation RNase YbeY: MSDEPGSRRYLVPVSREGGDWALGLPEAEALAERAVAAALTAAAEDPAALAGAEVSILLADDATLRRLNRDYRGQDRPTNVLAFPNMAPNSAPPPGMALALGDLALAWETLRREAAAQNKPLADHFSHLVVHGTLHLLGHDHEAEAEARVMEDLERGILGSLGLPDPYRFVEDNGSPSKREASGAG, from the coding sequence ATGAGCGACGAACCCGGAAGTAGACGCTACCTGGTCCCGGTCAGCCGCGAGGGCGGCGACTGGGCGCTGGGCCTGCCCGAGGCCGAGGCCCTGGCCGAGCGCGCCGTCGCCGCGGCTCTGACCGCGGCCGCGGAAGACCCGGCCGCCCTCGCAGGGGCCGAGGTCTCCATCCTCCTCGCCGACGACGCGACCCTGAGACGGCTCAACCGCGACTACCGGGGCCAGGACCGTCCGACAAACGTCCTGGCCTTCCCCAACATGGCGCCGAACAGCGCGCCGCCGCCCGGCATGGCCCTGGCCCTCGGGGACCTGGCGCTGGCCTGGGAGACGCTGCGCCGCGAAGCCGCGGCCCAGAACAAGCCCCTGGCGGACCATTTCAGCCACCTCGTGGTCCACGGCACCCTGCATCTGCTGGGCCACGATCACGAGGCCGAGGCCGAGGCCCGGGTCATGGAGGACCTGGAGCGAGGAATCCTTGGCAGTCTGGGCTTGCCCGACCCATATCGATTTGTGGAGGACAACGGGTCGCCGTCGAAGCGGGAGGCAAGCGGCGCCGGCTAA
- a CDS encoding GNAT family N-acetyltransferase, with amino-acid sequence MSAPGAGRAPRLREAGAFDLELLAGLHRAAFDAQADAEIWDAEALAELLAMPGALALIAEAGEAPLGFVLGRVAAEEAELLTLGVRPAARGLGVGRALVDAMVFRSAALGARKVFLEVAEDNTAARTLYLSAGFREVGRRPGYYRRANRTLDAVTMQLTPR; translated from the coding sequence GTGAGCGCCCCTGGCGCCGGGCGCGCGCCGCGGCTGCGCGAGGCCGGCGCCTTCGACCTGGAGCTTCTGGCCGGCCTGCACCGCGCCGCCTTCGATGCGCAGGCGGACGCCGAGATCTGGGACGCCGAAGCCCTGGCCGAGCTCCTCGCCATGCCCGGGGCTCTCGCGCTGATCGCCGAGGCCGGGGAGGCGCCTCTGGGCTTCGTCCTGGGCCGGGTCGCCGCCGAAGAGGCGGAACTGCTGACCCTGGGCGTCCGGCCCGCGGCCAGGGGGCTAGGCGTCGGCCGGGCCCTGGTCGATGCCATGGTGTTCCGGTCCGCGGCGCTGGGCGCCCGCAAGGTCTTTCTTGAAGTGGCAGAAGACAATACTGCCGCCCGGACTCTCTACCTTTCGGCCGGATTTCGGGAGGTGGGACGCCGACCGGGCTACTACCGGCGGGCAAATCGCACCCTCGACGCGGTGACTATGCAGCTGACCCCGAGGTAA
- a CDS encoding lysophospholipid acyltransferase family protein, protein MNRSPIGSPIRALVRLTLYAVWSLASISVFVVCRPLGQVPQRTLILWHHGINCRIAGFKVEVRGQARREHPTLFVCNHVSYFDIPIVGALVDGCFVAKSEVRTWPVIGIMARLQRSVFIERMPRRAADHRNELLDRLEGGDNLILFPEGTSSDGNGVLPFKSSLFAIAQSQVAGQPVVVQPVSIAYTKLDGMPLGRYLRPFFAWYGDMELAGHLWQALALGRCTVVVEFHPPVTIAEFGSRKALSEHCQRAASEGVAAAISDRPTRRLEVPETAAA, encoded by the coding sequence ATGAACAGGTCGCCTATCGGTTCTCCCATCAGGGCCCTGGTCAGGCTGACGCTCTACGCGGTCTGGAGCCTGGCCAGCATCTCGGTGTTCGTGGTCTGCCGGCCGCTCGGCCAGGTGCCGCAGCGGACGCTGATCCTCTGGCATCACGGCATCAACTGCCGAATTGCCGGTTTCAAGGTCGAAGTGCGCGGCCAAGCGCGGCGGGAGCACCCGACGCTCTTCGTCTGCAACCACGTGTCCTACTTCGACATCCCGATCGTCGGCGCGCTGGTCGACGGCTGCTTCGTCGCCAAGTCGGAGGTCAGGACCTGGCCGGTGATCGGCATCATGGCCAGGCTGCAGCGCTCGGTCTTCATCGAGCGCATGCCGCGCCGGGCCGCCGACCATCGCAACGAGCTGCTCGACCGGCTGGAGGGCGGCGACAACCTGATCCTGTTTCCAGAAGGCACGAGCAGCGACGGTAACGGGGTCCTTCCCTTCAAGTCCTCGCTCTTCGCCATCGCCCAGTCGCAGGTGGCCGGCCAGCCGGTGGTGGTCCAGCCGGTGTCGATCGCCTACACGAAGCTCGACGGCATGCCCCTGGGGCGCTATTTAAGGCCGTTTTTCGCCTGGTACGGCGACATGGAGCTGGCCGGCCATCTCTGGCAGGCCTTGGCGCTGGGTCGCTGTACGGTGGTGGTGGAGTTCCACCCCCCGGTCACGATCGCCGAATTCGGCTCACGCAAGGCCCTGAGCGAACACTGCCAGAGAGCGGCGAGCGAAGGGGTCGCCGCGGCGATCTCCGACCGGCCAACCCGGCGGCTGGAGGTACCGGAGACCGCCGCCGCGTAA
- a CDS encoding PhoH family protein, with protein MVSRAQNADSLTLQFDDNNLLPQLFGQHDENLSRLEAQLGVSVATRGNRLSISGPPDSVRAAQHALKALYARLEKGMEVGQGEVDAVVRLSRDGPEGEAGAAAVHEEALTVKTRKRQVTPRSTNQAGYIQALLQHELVFGIGPAGTGKTYLAVAVAVSMMLEGRVDRIILSRPAVEAGERLGFLPGDLREKVDPYLRPLYDALYDMLPADQVANRLASGEIEVAPLAFMRGRTLANSFIILDEAQNATPVQMKMFLTRMGENSRMAVTGDLSQVDLPRGQLSGLRDAVDLLTGMDSVALVQFTDVDVVRHNLVTRIVRAYEARDKADETAGRGKDAKR; from the coding sequence ATCGTGAGCCGGGCGCAGAACGCCGATTCCCTGACGCTCCAGTTCGACGACAACAACCTGCTGCCGCAGCTCTTCGGTCAGCACGACGAGAACCTGTCGCGCCTCGAGGCGCAGCTCGGGGTCTCGGTCGCGACCCGCGGCAACCGGCTGTCGATCTCCGGGCCGCCGGACTCGGTACGGGCCGCCCAGCATGCACTCAAGGCGCTCTACGCCCGCTTGGAGAAGGGCATGGAGGTCGGCCAGGGCGAGGTCGACGCGGTGGTGCGCCTGAGCCGCGACGGCCCCGAAGGCGAAGCCGGCGCCGCGGCGGTGCACGAGGAGGCGCTGACGGTCAAGACCCGCAAGCGCCAAGTGACCCCGCGCTCGACCAACCAGGCCGGCTACATCCAGGCCCTGCTCCAGCACGAGCTGGTCTTCGGGATCGGGCCGGCCGGCACGGGCAAGACCTACCTGGCGGTCGCGGTCGCGGTCAGCATGATGCTGGAGGGGCGGGTCGACCGGATCATCCTGTCGCGCCCTGCGGTCGAGGCCGGCGAGCGCCTGGGCTTCCTGCCCGGCGACCTGAGAGAGAAGGTCGATCCCTATCTCCGGCCGCTCTACGATGCGCTCTACGACATGTTGCCGGCCGACCAAGTCGCCAACCGGCTGGCCAGCGGCGAGATCGAGGTGGCGCCCCTGGCCTTCATGCGCGGGCGCACCCTGGCAAACTCCTTCATCATCCTGGATGAGGCGCAGAATGCCACCCCGGTCCAGATGAAGATGTTCTTAACCCGTATGGGGGAAAACTCGCGGATGGCGGTGACCGGCGACCTGTCCCAGGTGGACCTGCCCCGGGGCCAGCTCTCCGGGCTGCGCGACGCCGTCGACCTTCTGACGGGGATGGACTCCGTGGCCCTGGTGCAGTTCACTGATGTCGATGTCGTGCGTCACAACCTGGTGACCCGGATCGTCCGCGCCTACGAGGCGCGGGACAAGGCCGACGAAACTGCCGGTCGGGGCAAGGATGCAAAGCGATGA
- a CDS encoding Fur family transcriptional regulator — MISRVEQLCIDKGLKMTEQRRVIAKVLSDSDDHPDVEQLYQRASKIDSRISIATVYRTVKLFEEANILDRHDFGDGRARYEERPEEHHDHLIDMNSGEVIEFRDDEIERLQAYVAETLGYRLVGHRLELYGVRLTGAGEEFKKR, encoded by the coding sequence ATGATTTCACGGGTGGAACAGCTCTGCATCGACAAGGGCTTGAAGATGACCGAACAGCGGCGGGTCATCGCCAAGGTCCTGTCCGACTCGGACGATCATCCCGACGTCGAGCAGCTCTATCAGCGCGCCAGCAAGATCGATTCGCGGATTTCCATCGCCACCGTGTACCGCACGGTGAAGCTATTCGAAGAGGCCAACATCCTCGATCGGCACGACTTCGGCGACGGTAGGGCCCGCTACGAGGAGCGGCCGGAGGAGCATCACGATCACCTGATCGACATGAACAGCGGCGAGGTGATCGAGTTCCGCGATGACGAAATTGAGCGTCTTCAGGCCTATGTTGCCGAGACTCTTGGATATAGACTGGTAGGACACAGACTGGAGCTTTACGGCGTCCGGCTGACGGGGGCTGGTGAGGAATTCAAGAAAAGGTAA
- the miaB gene encoding tRNA (N6-isopentenyl adenosine(37)-C2)-methylthiotransferase MiaB, whose amino-acid sequence MSKKLFIKTYGCQMNVYDSLRMADVLAPLGYRTAETPEDADLVVLNTCHIREKASEKVFSELGRLRGLKTARAESGGRMMIAVAGCVAQAEGEEILRRAPQVDLVFGPQTYHRLAALVTEAARSEVGVIDTSFPSESKFDHLPEEARPQGAAAYLSVQEGCDKFCTFCVVPYTRGAEHSRPAAAVIAEARRLVAAGAREITLLGQNVNAYHGEGPAGGTWGLGRLLGALAEIEGLARLRYTTSHPRDMDEELIAAHRDLPVVMPYLHLPVQSGSDKVLAAMNRRHGAADYLRVVECLRAARPDLALSSDFIVGFPNESDQDFADTLRLVTDVGFAQAYSFKYSPRPGTPAAEAPDQVPEPVKAERLATLQGLLAEQQAAFNQGCVGRELEVLFEAEGRREGQLLGRSPFMQAVHVAAPARLKGRLLPVRIEGAHPNSLAGRLAGAPDERGSGAAAGVMEAAS is encoded by the coding sequence GTGAGCAAGAAGCTGTTCATCAAGACCTACGGCTGCCAGATGAACGTCTACGATTCCCTCAGGATGGCGGACGTTCTGGCACCGCTCGGCTACCGGACGGCGGAGACGCCGGAGGACGCCGATCTCGTGGTCCTGAACACCTGCCACATCCGCGAAAAGGCCAGCGAGAAGGTCTTCTCAGAGCTCGGCCGCCTGCGCGGGCTCAAGACGGCCCGGGCCGAGAGCGGCGGCCGGATGATGATCGCCGTCGCCGGCTGCGTGGCCCAGGCGGAAGGCGAGGAGATCCTGCGCCGGGCGCCTCAGGTCGACCTGGTCTTTGGGCCGCAGACCTATCACCGCCTGGCGGCCTTGGTGACCGAAGCGGCCCGCAGCGAGGTCGGCGTGATCGACACCAGCTTCCCCTCGGAATCCAAGTTCGACCACCTGCCGGAAGAGGCCCGGCCGCAGGGCGCCGCCGCCTACCTCTCGGTCCAGGAGGGCTGCGACAAGTTCTGCACCTTCTGCGTCGTGCCCTATACCAGGGGCGCCGAGCATTCGCGGCCGGCCGCGGCGGTCATTGCCGAGGCCCGGCGCCTGGTCGCTGCGGGTGCGCGTGAGATCACCTTGCTCGGCCAGAACGTCAACGCCTATCACGGCGAAGGCCCGGCGGGCGGCACCTGGGGTCTCGGCCGGCTGCTTGGCGCCCTGGCCGAGATCGAGGGCCTGGCGCGCCTGCGCTACACCACCTCGCATCCACGCGACATGGACGAGGAGCTGATCGCCGCCCACCGCGACCTTCCGGTGGTGATGCCCTACCTGCACCTGCCGGTGCAGTCGGGCTCCGACAAAGTCCTGGCGGCGATGAACCGGCGCCACGGCGCCGCCGACTACCTCCGCGTGGTCGAGTGCCTGCGCGCAGCGCGGCCCGACCTTGCCCTGTCCTCCGACTTCATCGTCGGCTTCCCGAATGAGAGCGACCAGGACTTCGCCGACACCCTGCGCCTGGTCACCGACGTCGGCTTCGCCCAGGCCTACTCCTTCAAATACAGCCCGCGCCCCGGAACGCCGGCGGCCGAGGCGCCGGACCAGGTGCCGGAGCCCGTCAAGGCCGAGCGCCTGGCCACGCTTCAGGGCCTGCTGGCCGAGCAGCAGGCCGCCTTCAACCAGGGCTGCGTCGGGCGGGAGCTCGAGGTGCTCTTCGAGGCCGAGGGCCGCCGGGAAGGTCAGCTCCTGGGCCGCAGCCCCTTCATGCAGGCGGTCCACGTCGCGGCGCCGGCCCGGCTCAAGGGCCGGCTGCTGCCGGTCCGGATCGAAGGCGCCCACCCCAACAGCCTGGCCGGCCGGCTTGCCGGCGCCCCGGACGAGCGGGGGTCTGGCGCCGCGGCCGGCGTCATGGAGGCGGCATCGTGA
- the lnt gene encoding apolipoprotein N-acyltransferase: MLPRLAEALTGLSAGRAALAAFGLGLLAALALPPLYLVPLLWPAFTGLVWLLDAAARSRRALAVGWCFGFGYHLAGLFWVGSAVLVVAEQFWWFLPFAVLGLPAGMALFTAAAAAAARRVFWRGPARVVGLATAWLALEWLRSWILTGFPWNQPGSVWAFSDSMLQAAALGGIWGLTFMTVLVAAAPATLVDRRADQRADRAAGRVSTWAAWGLPAAGLVLLALVWAGGALRLAGAPQPGSDLVPGVTLRLVQPAVDQKLKWRPELRLGHLRDLVTLSRNGDGSEKAAAAAGPITHVVWPEMAFTYALGENGQAMEGLLAAVPQDGLVITGLPRWARDPQGRPMIWNSLAAVSVTGAATAVYDKEHLVPFGEFVPALITRVLGMAKLTHGRVDFSRGPGRRTLEVVGLPPVSPLICYEVIFPGAVTDGEGRAAWLLNLTNDAWFGESSGPHQHFVSARLRAVEEGLPLVRVANSGISAVVDGYGRVRGFLPLGARGVIDAGLPQPADGRTPFAALGNLTLAILLGLGALLTIVIGQRS, from the coding sequence ATGCTGCCCCGTTTGGCCGAAGCCCTGACCGGTCTGTCGGCCGGCCGGGCGGCGCTCGCCGCCTTTGGTCTCGGACTGCTTGCCGCCCTGGCGCTGCCGCCGCTCTACCTGGTGCCCCTGCTCTGGCCGGCCTTTACCGGCCTGGTCTGGCTGCTCGACGCGGCGGCGCGGAGCCGCCGGGCGCTGGCCGTCGGCTGGTGCTTCGGCTTCGGCTACCACCTGGCCGGCCTGTTCTGGGTCGGCAGCGCCGTCCTGGTGGTTGCCGAGCAGTTCTGGTGGTTCCTGCCCTTCGCGGTGCTCGGGCTGCCGGCGGGCATGGCCCTGTTCACCGCCGCCGCCGCCGCGGCGGCCCGGCGCGTCTTCTGGCGCGGACCGGCTCGGGTCGTCGGCCTGGCGACCGCATGGCTGGCCCTGGAATGGCTGCGCAGCTGGATCCTCACCGGCTTCCCCTGGAACCAGCCGGGCAGCGTCTGGGCCTTCTCGGACTCCATGCTTCAGGCCGCCGCCCTGGGCGGCATCTGGGGACTGACCTTCATGACAGTGCTGGTCGCCGCCGCGCCTGCCACCCTGGTAGACCGGCGGGCCGACCAGCGGGCCGACCGGGCGGCAGGCCGGGTCAGCACCTGGGCCGCCTGGGGCCTACCCGCCGCCGGCCTTGTCCTGCTGGCGTTGGTCTGGGCCGGCGGCGCGCTCCGCCTGGCGGGGGCGCCGCAGCCGGGCAGCGATCTGGTGCCCGGGGTGACGCTGCGGCTGGTGCAGCCCGCGGTCGATCAGAAGCTGAAGTGGCGGCCGGAACTGCGCCTCGGCCATCTGCGCGATCTCGTGACGCTGAGCCGCAATGGCGACGGCTCCGAGAAGGCCGCCGCCGCTGCCGGGCCGATCACCCATGTCGTCTGGCCGGAGATGGCCTTCACCTACGCCCTCGGCGAGAACGGCCAGGCCATGGAAGGCCTGCTCGCCGCGGTCCCGCAAGATGGCCTGGTGATCACCGGCCTGCCGCGCTGGGCGCGCGATCCCCAGGGCCGTCCGATGATCTGGAACAGCCTGGCCGCGGTGTCCGTCACCGGGGCGGCGACCGCCGTCTATGACAAGGAGCACCTCGTGCCCTTCGGGGAATTCGTTCCGGCTCTGATCACACGGGTCCTCGGCATGGCGAAGCTGACCCACGGGCGAGTCGACTTCAGCCGCGGTCCCGGCCGCCGGACCCTCGAGGTCGTGGGCCTGCCACCGGTCTCGCCCTTGATCTGCTACGAGGTGATCTTTCCCGGCGCGGTGACCGACGGCGAGGGCCGGGCGGCCTGGCTGCTGAACCTCACCAACGACGCCTGGTTCGGCGAGAGCTCCGGGCCCCACCAGCATTTCGTCAGCGCCCGTCTGCGGGCCGTCGAGGAAGGCCTGCCACTGGTGCGTGTAGCCAATTCGGGCATCTCCGCTGTGGTGGACGGATACGGGCGTGTGCGGGGCTTTCTACCCTTGGGGGCTCGCGGCGTGATCGATGCCGGATTGCCCCAGCCCGCGGACGGCCGTACCCCCTTCGCGGCGTTGGGCAATCTGACCCTAGCGATTCTGCTTGGTTTGGGCGCCCTTTTAACCATAGTTATAGGTCAAAGATCCTAA
- a CDS encoding GNAT family N-acyltransferase — protein MRATEAEADKPVNVRAGNLLIRTAESPAEVRAAQGLRYHVFCEEMGSKSTAEMTAARREFDSFDAHCEHLLVFDLKRGSSPEAVVATYRMMRRAAAARRGQFYSSSEYDVSNILAVPGEVLEVGRSCVHPDYRRGSTMQLLWRGIAEYVFHYDIRILFGCASLPGIDPDANALPLTYLYYNHLAPPELRATALPELYVDMRRVAPEEVDEQAAKAMLPPLIKGYLRLGGYVGDGAVIDRDFNTTDVCVMVKTDWVTEKYIKHYARKSTAKPQS, from the coding sequence ATGCGGGCGACAGAGGCGGAAGCGGACAAGCCGGTCAACGTCCGCGCGGGCAATCTTCTGATCAGGACGGCGGAATCGCCGGCCGAGGTGCGCGCCGCACAGGGGCTGCGCTATCACGTGTTTTGCGAAGAGATGGGCTCCAAGTCGACGGCGGAGATGACCGCGGCCAGGCGCGAGTTCGATTCCTTCGATGCCCACTGCGAGCACCTTCTGGTCTTCGACCTGAAGCGAGGCAGCAGCCCAGAGGCGGTGGTCGCCACCTATCGGATGATGCGCCGTGCGGCGGCGGCGCGGCGGGGCCAGTTCTATTCGTCGAGCGAATACGACGTGTCAAACATCCTGGCCGTTCCGGGCGAGGTGCTCGAAGTCGGGCGCTCCTGCGTGCACCCGGACTACCGCCGGGGCTCGACCATGCAGCTTCTGTGGCGCGGCATCGCCGAATACGTCTTCCACTACGACATCCGGATCCTCTTCGGCTGCGCCAGCCTGCCGGGGATCGACCCCGATGCCAACGCTCTGCCGCTGACCTACCTCTACTACAACCATCTTGCCCCGCCGGAACTGAGGGCGACGGCGCTGCCGGAGCTCTACGTCGACATGCGGCGGGTCGCGCCCGAGGAGGTCGACGAACAGGCAGCCAAGGCCATGCTGCCGCCGCTCATCAAGGGCTATCTGCGCCTCGGGGGCTATGTCGGCGACGGTGCGGTGATCGATCGCGACTTCAACACGACCGACGTTTGCGTGATGGTCAAGACCGACTGGGTCACCGAAAAGTACATCAAGCACTACGCGCGGAAATCCACCGCCAAGCCGCAATCCTAG
- a CDS encoding helix-turn-helix transcriptional regulator yields MARGRSSGSVDRLGSPNPIDVHVGSRVRLRRTLLGMSQEKLGEAIGLTFQQVQKYERGANRVGASRLYDLSRVLDVPVGFFFDEMTEEVAGSSPGQIRGSTEPVLEAIGPELDPMAKRETLELVRAYYRISSPKVRKRIFELTKALAASEGHDERNGKGS; encoded by the coding sequence ATGGCTCGCGGCCGCTCATCAGGTAGTGTGGACCGCCTGGGAAGTCCCAATCCGATCGATGTCCATGTCGGCAGCCGGGTGCGCTTGCGCCGTACGCTGCTCGGCATGAGCCAAGAAAAACTCGGGGAAGCGATCGGCCTGACATTCCAGCAGGTCCAGAAGTACGAACGTGGGGCAAACCGTGTCGGCGCCAGCCGGCTCTACGATTTGTCGCGCGTCCTCGACGTGCCCGTCGGCTTCTTTTTCGACGAAATGACGGAAGAAGTCGCCGGAAGCTCGCCGGGGCAGATCCGGGGCAGCACGGAACCGGTGCTTGAGGCCATTGGCCCCGAGCTTGATCCCATGGCCAAGCGAGAGACGCTTGAGCTCGTCCGCGCCTACTACCGGATTTCCAGTCCGAAGGTCCGCAAGCGGATCTTCGAGTTGACCAAGGCGCTTGCCGCGTCCGAAGGTCACGACGAAAGGAACGGCAAGGGCTCCTGA
- a CDS encoding hemolysin family protein, with protein sequence MSATSETSDLSKSKAEGRGGDAPLTGFWGRLRGWLRGRNGDNRLRDTIEEIIEETEREEQADVAIGSHERVMLGNILKLRHLTAYDVMVPRADIVGVDISAPLDEVITATSGKGHSRVPVYRGNLDDVVGFVHIKDVLAAVKSERKFGLAGLTRGVLFVAPSMRVLDLLLQMRLSRVHLALVVDEFGGTDGLITIEDLVEEIVGEIEDEHDAEAGPRLVRWPDGSLVADARVDVDEFEEDFGRVLTPEEREEDIDTLGGLVATIAGRVPTRGELILHSSGVSFEVMEADPRRIKRLRVRRTPNGAEAAADEASRPLPEGEAEAGAEVEPGASER encoded by the coding sequence ATGAGCGCGACCAGCGAAACATCTGATCTCTCGAAATCCAAGGCCGAAGGCCGCGGCGGCGACGCGCCGCTGACCGGCTTTTGGGGCCGGCTGCGCGGCTGGCTGCGGGGCCGCAACGGCGACAACAGGCTGCGCGACACCATCGAGGAGATCATCGAGGAAACCGAGCGCGAGGAGCAGGCCGATGTCGCCATCGGCAGCCATGAGCGCGTCATGCTCGGCAACATCCTCAAGCTGCGCCACCTGACGGCCTACGACGTCATGGTGCCGCGTGCCGACATCGTCGGCGTCGACATCTCGGCGCCCCTCGACGAGGTCATCACGGCGACCAGCGGCAAGGGCCATTCCAGGGTCCCGGTCTACCGCGGCAATCTGGACGACGTCGTCGGGTTCGTGCACATCAAGGACGTGCTGGCGGCGGTCAAGAGCGAGCGCAAGTTCGGCCTCGCCGGACTGACCCGGGGGGTGCTCTTCGTCGCGCCTTCCATGCGGGTCCTCGATCTGCTGCTGCAGATGCGCCTGTCCCGGGTTCACCTGGCCCTGGTCGTCGACGAGTTCGGCGGCACCGACGGCCTGATCACCATCGAGGACCTGGTCGAGGAGATCGTCGGCGAGATCGAGGACGAGCACGACGCCGAAGCCGGCCCGCGCCTGGTCCGCTGGCCGGACGGCTCATTGGTCGCCGACGCCCGGGTCGACGTCGACGAGTTCGAGGAGGACTTCGGCCGCGTTCTGACCCCCGAAGAGCGCGAGGAGGACATCGATACCCTGGGCGGCCTGGTCGCCACCATCGCCGGCCGGGTGCCGACCCGGGGAGAATTGATCCTGCATTCCTCGGGCGTCAGCTTCGAGGTGATGGAGGCCGATCCGCGGCGGATCAAGCGCTTGCGCGTTCGCCGCACGCCGAACGGGGCCGAGGCGGCCGCCGACGAGGCTTCAAGGCCCCTACCCGAAGGCGAAGCGGAGGCCGGCGCCGAGGTCGAACCCGGGGCTTCCGAGCGGTGA
- a CDS encoding MucR family transcriptional regulator, translating to MTEQAKPSEILTLTSNVVAAHVSNNSVAVADLPKLIRDVYETLASVGGTGVPVQERPTPAVPIKKSVTPDYIVCLEDGKKLKMLKRHLKTAYNMTPEEYRDRWGLTPDYPMVAPNYAKQRSKLAKQIGLGTRARRKKA from the coding sequence ATGACCGAACAAGCGAAGCCAAGTGAGATCCTAACCCTGACGAGTAATGTCGTTGCCGCGCATGTGTCCAACAATTCCGTGGCGGTGGCGGACCTGCCGAAGCTTATCCGCGATGTCTACGAGACGCTTGCCTCCGTCGGTGGCACCGGCGTCCCGGTCCAGGAGCGGCCGACCCCGGCGGTCCCGATCAAGAAGTCGGTAACTCCGGACTACATCGTCTGCCTGGAGGATGGCAAGAAGCTCAAGATGCTGAAGCGCCATCTCAAGACGGCCTACAACATGACGCCGGAAGAGTATCGCGATCGCTGGGGGCTGACGCCGGACTATCCGATGGTCGCACCCAACTACGCGAAGCAGCGGAGCAAGCTTGCGAAGCAGATCGGCTTGGGCACCCGGGCGCGTCGCAAGAAAGCCTGA